In Diorhabda sublineata isolate icDioSubl1.1 chromosome 2, icDioSubl1.1, whole genome shotgun sequence, the sequence cagtgaagaaatctaaaacgtatcattttaataaggattgggaggaagaatttttcttttgtatggtgaaggataagtgcatttgtgttatttgtcgtgcgtcagttgcaatacctaagcgtggtaacttagagaggcatcataaaacggttcataaaaactatcaaaaggattttccgccacagggtgaattaagaaaacgaaaagtaagtgattttatatcttgtttgaaaaaagaacaaaccatgttcacaagaccagccaaacaatcaaaatcTGCTACGatatctcatatattggcgaaacacgagaaaccattcgaagatggatcggtggtgaaggaagcatttattgaagcgggtgagactttatttggagattttaaaaataaaacagaaatcatgtctgctattagagaacttcagttatctcgtccgactgtcacaaggcgtattgaagtcatgagtcaggacatcgcagataaactaaaacatgatatcatggaatgtacatacttttctttacagttcgacgaatccaccgatatgacagacactgcccagctgtgtatttttattcggatggtattcaatgacatgtcggctaaggaagaatttttgacaatcattcctctgaaggggaagacccatggcgaagatatatatgaagttttctttaattttgtaaaaaactacgagctaccaatatataaattagtgtgcattacaaccgatggagcaccaacaatgactggaaacaaaaacggttttgtggcattgtgtcgagctaatgaagaattcccttcatttttttcattccattgcattatacatcaacaagttttgtgttccaaagttttaaacacggaggaaattatgagcattgcaacaaaaattgtgaattttatcCGTGCACGTAGCTTGCAACGGCGGCTCTTTGAGTTGCAGTTGAAAGATAGGGAGtcagctgaacacactgatttagttcttcacacagacgtcaggtggttgagtcgcggaaagttcctacaaaggtttcaagaattattgctcgaaataacagcttttctagacagagaaagaggtgatgacactcagattttgaaaaacgaaaagtggctgactgatttggcatttttgactgacatcacaatgcacttaaacatcgttaacttggagcttcaaggtaaaggaaaaactattattgagatgattagcgcagtaaacgcattcaaaagtaaattgcaacttatgatagatcaactgaaaagaaaggatctgaaacattttccgtctttgaaagcaaggattcctcagtttagcatcatttatgagttatcctttttcatgtaaaaacattgaggaattagctactgaaatagcaagtcagtttaatatgaactcatgttctgttgaaaatgagttggtgcagattatatcagatatacatctcaaagctacagcatctgatacaaatttctccggtgttttatatctgaaaataaatatccGAATCTAAGGCAAATCGCCCTTCAACTGACTAAGGCATTGTTTGGGTCAACTTACTTGTGAgagtctgcattttctgaaatgaagataattaagtcaaaatatcgcaatcgactaactgacgatcatatgtcatcatgcttgcgattagcactcagtggttacgtaccatcttatgaaaagtacgctgaggacatgcagtgccacgcttcaacatccaaagccactctttagttaggtttaacaccatatgtaactcttttgttttgtaacaaccaataaactcgcaattttgaaaataactatgagttttttcattgatattgtagagaagaacctaactaaacctaacccaaaccttgactaaaataatgtacctatattgtgcagaaagctaatatctatatatgctacGGTACACCCTACCTAGATAAGTAGGGTGTATCGTGTATGTACGACAACCCTGCATCACATATACTTGCAGCGTAtcagagtcgatcgtaagtagtctaaaaatattgaggtagatcgccagcagtccaagtttgagcacccctgtTCTAGACCCTAAATCAACGAAGAGGACGTCCAttcaatcattttctttttgtttattaacgATACGGTacgttttttatattgaataatatgcTTTTAATGTGGAAAGCAATCACAAGTTTGAGTTGCATTATAAACAGCTTATTTGTGCACTCAAGGGTATAAATTtgtatacttttgaaaatatcattttaaactGTAGTACAATTTTGTAATAGCCGACATTTCCAATAGCACAATTTGAGCTCATAGCTGCGCAAAACTTATGCTTGTTccaaattgtcattttcgatATTTGCGCGTTTTCCCTTTGCCCCTAAAGCAtcaaataaacgattttttcaggtaaaaagcaagcacaagaccctattacactcgagtagtgcCTGTCGTATGGAGATGCCTGTAGATAtcgatcttgaacttctgtagattGTAGTGTCCGGTCAAAACGTTTCTTGGTTAGCTTGGTAGCTAATTCTACAGTCTTACACTTCTCTAAAGGAAGGAGTTCCAATAAATTGACATTCTGTAGTTCGTATTTTGACATTATTAGAAGCAAAAGTTTAAAGCAGCCGGGAAAGACACAGTTAATGATCCAacacagcgttggtttaatcgttttaataatGACGCTTGAAGATCGCTCGCGCTGAGGTCGTGCACCTGCGTGGAATATTAAAGTTACAAGGAAAGCAGTAAAAAACTCACCTGGTACCAGCTCTTGTCGATTATCTGACTCCCTTGGACCTTCTAAGAGACCATACAGCACATTTTGAAAACATTAGGTAAGATCTATAACAGTTTTTGGAAACTATGTTCGGGAACTAACCCGGATCACGTCCATTTTTGGTTAGGATAGGATCCTTTCTAGCCTAGTTAACCAGAGGGTGAATGCGATCAGCTGGTTCATTTTCTATGGTTTTCTACCAACAATTCAAACGAGCAGCGTTATTTATAGGTTActtttcagcataaaaatagtttatttgtaTTGAACTTCAGTTCAAAATCCTTATAAGCGAGTAGATCGTTGATAAATGCtcaatacaaattattaaacatcAAGAATCAACGCataaaaaagtaatagaaaaataagatcttgtagatcatgttttatatttaaaattatacgaCGTTCCTAATGGAATTGTGATCTAAATCTTTTTCTGAATTGGGATCCGCTATCAGCAGCAGACGTTTCTATCATTTAACGCTCCTTTCCATGAGTATTGAGCCTGGAGTTGAGTTTAGTTACTAAATTATGAATATCTTGTTTCGATTCCCCAATATTTACCATTTGATGTCTCGATCACTCAAATATTGTTGTGATTATGAAGgtttactttattttgaaatcattcCAAATCGTCGAGATATAATTGCCGAGGTACAGCGCGACAATTTATTGCATCTAATCCtaaaaaatggttttactaATGCCTCAAAACGTTGAATTAATACTATAGAATACGACGGGCTAGACTTCAAATATTGAACCTTACTTGATAAACATTGGAAAGCGATATTATGTATAAGACAACCTCTATCTATTAAGAAATTAATTCACGTTTAGACGAACCAAAGTTTAAAaggatttaaaaataatattagtttGTAAGATAATTAGATTGGTGGAATGTTTGGGCTAATGAAGAGTATTTCTTGTAGATGGTCCATATCATCCTTGTTAAAAGTTACCTTGACTATAGTAATTATCTGTACTTTGATTTGACAACCAAAATCAAATTACAATCGAGAGTTTAAGATGGAAACAAATGGTAGGGGTACAGCGTATTTCGGCAGGaactataaaaatcaatttcaaaatacgGTTAATCATAACATTTTGACTTCTCTTCAACTGAAGTTAGAAAAAACCTCCAGAAATGAAACAAGTAAGTTTAATGGGTTTTGCATggtatattatttgttttgtttgtgagAGAATccacaattttaatttgattttttacatatttaaatacCTGAAATCCTTTTCgcaatcttatatattaaaaaaattgatgatttccattcagagcccgttcaggcgttctacccaaccgatttgcttaattttttttttcaatgaaaggtattgatgcacagatcagccatcaactatcagatttcatctaattttcaccattctcaagttatactcaaatgtgatttccccctgtacattacttatgggaatttttcacatacacacgttctatcctcaatatctcagattctaatatagccacagagttcgttttagtttaagaacacttgctgaaataccttctttcttttgagtttttgaacacctAAATCgcttgagttggagaggagctaggcgcggacatgcaatgtggagttatggatttttgtaggtttttggcaatttttctacattcaaagatctatatctcaggttctaatatagctacaaagATCGTTtaggtttaagaacactcgttgaacatcctctttcttttgagtttttgaacacttaaatcggttgagttggagaggagctatacgcggacattcaatgtggagttatggatttttgtaggtttttggcaatttttctacattcaaagatctatatttcagattctaatatagccACAGAGTTCGTTTTtaattaagaacactcgttgaaacaccttctttcttttgagtttttgaacacttaaatcggttgagttggagaggagctatgcgcggacattcaatgtggagttatggatttttgtaggtttttggcaatttttctacattcaaagatctatatctcagattctaatatagccACAGAGTTCGTTTTTGATTAATAACACTcattgaaacaccttctttcttttgagtttttgaacacctaaatcggttgagttggagaggagctaggcgcggacattcaatgtggagttatggatttttgtaggtttttggcaatttttctacattcaaagatctatatctcaggttctaatatagctacaaagATCGTTtaggtttaagaacactcgccgaaacaccttctttcttttgagtttttgaacacttaaatcggttgagttggagaggagctatgcgcggacattcaatgtggagttatggatttttgtaggtttttggcaatttttctacattcaaagatctatatctcagattctaatatagccACAGAGTTCGTTTTTGATTAATAACACTcattgaaacaccttctttcttttgagtttttgaacacctaaatcggttgagttggagaggagctaggcgcggacattcaatgtggagttatggatttttgtaggtttttggcaatttttctacattcaaagatctatatctcaggttctaatatagccaCAGAGTTCGTTtaggtttaagaacactcgccgaaacaccttctttcttttgagtttttgaacacttaaatcggttgagttggagaggagctatgcgcggacattcaatgtggagttatggatttttgtaggtttttggcaatttttctacattcaaagatctatatctcagattctaatatagccACAGAGTTCGTTTTTGATTAATAACACTcattgaaacaccttctttcttttgagtttttgaacacctaaatcggttgagttggagaggagctaggcgcggacattcaatgtggagttatggatttttgtaggtttttggcaatttttctacattcaaagatctatatctcaggttctaatatagccaCAGAGTTCGTTtaggtttaagaacactcgccgaaacaccttctttcttttgagtttttgaacacttaaatcggttgagttggagaggagctatgcgcggacattcaatgtggagttatggatttttgtaggtttttggcaatttttctacattcaaagatctatatctcagattctaatatagccACAGAGTTCGTTTTTGATTAATAACACTcattgaaacaccttctttcttttgagtttttgaacacctaaatcggttgagttggagaggagctaggcgcggacattcaatgtggagttatggatttttgtaggtttttggcaatttttctacattcaaagatctatatctcaggttctaatatagctacaaagATCGTTtaggtttaagaacactcgccgaaacaccttctttcttttgagtttttgaacacttaaatcggttgagttggagaggagctgggcgcggacattcaatgtggagttatggatttttgtaggtttttggcaatttttctacattcaaagatctatatctcaggttctaattctattattattaaaaaagttccTCCTTAGCCTAATATTGATCAGAATAATAATTTCCACgtaaaaattaagattttttacaaatatatactttttaggCTTTTTTTAGGCTTTTTAGccttttgcatttatttttaattatactttgatatgaatttaatttatttttattcaaaattaatttagacATCTTTTgttttagataataataataccaGTGCTATTCATTGTTGCTTTCGGAGCTAAATTGAATCAGTACTTACCACCCAGACCAGAAACTGACAATATACAGTTTCAACCCCCAGCCTTACCAAATCAACCGATCGCTTCTAGTAACTTACCTGAACGACAGTTTGGACCTTCAAAAGCTTCCGAACAATCTGGACAATCTAAGAGTCCATTTGGacaatttgctaaaaaaaattcaccaaatCTAGGTTATAATCAAGTTGGGCAGCTACCCAAAAATAACGCCCCAGAACAATATGGACAAACTTCTAATCCTTTCGGAcaattttctcagaaaaatacttttaataccAACTATGGCAGCCCCAGCAGACAGTATTTACCTCCCAATAATAAAGATACTTCTGTACAAAGTTCAAATTCAGTTGGACAAATCCAAAGTCCTAGTTTTAATTCTAATGGATataacaaagaagaaaataaaggtTTAAATCCTAAACCTAATTCACAAATCAACTCATTTGGACAGTTTCCTAATCAAAGGCAAGGTGATAATGTACCAGCTGGTGAGTTCAACGGACAATTTCCTGCTGGGCAAAGTATCACTGGACCTCAATCAGCTCCAGTAGGCTTAATCAGATCCGAATTCAAACCTGATTCTGGTGATggatattacaattatttatacgAAACAGAAAATGGAATCACTGCTGAAGAAGAGGGTGGTGAAAAGAATGACGGAAAATCGGCACAAGGTAGTTTTTCTTATACTTCGCCTGAGGGTGAACAGATTACGATAGAATATACCGCTGATGCGAATGGATTTGTCCCTAAAGGGTCCTACGTACCTGAGATTCCTGAAGCCATTGCGAAGtctattgaattgaataaagcTGCTGAAGCTCAAGGAGAATATAACGAAGGCTCCTATAGAGATGAATACAATGACGATTCCAATGGAAACAAAGGATATGCTCAATTTAGCTCGTTCCAAGGTCCTAATGCTTATGGATACCAAAAATCTGGACCTACTAGAAACAATAATTTCGCGGACCTAGGTACTTTTGCTTCTGAAGATAACAAACAAGTTTCTCCATTTGGACAGCAAAACAATGGCATTTCTTCATATGACCAGAAAATTAATGGAGTTCCGAAAACTTTAGCACAACAAAGTTATAGATCTCAAACACCTTCAGGGCAAAAAGAAACCcaacaaaataacaaacaattacAATCTTCTTTGGGACAACAAAACAATAGCCCTAAAACATC encodes:
- the LOC130440670 gene encoding uncharacterized protein LOC130440670; translated protein: MKQIIIIPVLFIVAFGAKLNQYLPPRPETDNIQFQPPALPNQPIASSNLPERQFGPSKASEQSGQSKSPFGQFAKKNSPNLGYNQVGQLPKNNAPEQYGQTSNPFGQFSQKNTFNTNYGSPSRQYLPPNNKDTSVQSSNSVGQIQSPSFNSNGYNKEENKGLNPKPNSQINSFGQFPNQRQGDNVPAGEFNGQFPAGQSITGPQSAPVGLIRSEFKPDSGDGYYNYLYETENGITAEEEGGEKNDGKSAQGSFSYTSPEGEQITIEYTADANGFVPKGSYVPEIPEAIAKSIELNKAAEAQGEYNEGSYRDEYNDDSNGNKGYAQFSSFQGPNAYGYQKSGPTRNNNFADLGTFASEDNKQVSPFGQQNNGISSYDQKINGVPKTLAQQSYRSQTPSGQKETQQNNKQLQSSLGQQNNSPKTSFGQNYGGNQYSAPGETNIPDQGTFASQQNKQVTPFGEQNNNPSTSFVPYNKAPVTSSGYNNDLRPSGQQYNVPATSFGQQTNVPKTSFEQNNDGYQYSAPGKNNFADQGSFASQQSKQVTSFGQQNNVPSTAYGSPNKFPSTSFGNNNNVGTFGQQNKGPKTYGQSNDDINGYEQSAPGKNNFADQGSFASQQSKQVTSFGQQNNVPSTAYGSPNKFPSTSFGNNNNVGTFGQQNKGPKTYGQSNDDINGYQQSTPGNNNFADQGTFASQQNKQITPFGHQNNSPATSFGSQNKAPSTSFGDNVSFKQQNKGPNVNFQYDEPSGQYGTVQDSQGGYKY